A window of Chrysoperla carnea chromosome 3, inChrCarn1.1, whole genome shotgun sequence genomic DNA:
tcaTGGATTCCATTAAATCACAATTGGAAACATTGTCAGAAAACTCGCAAGGAGTTGTAAATTATGTATCTTGGAGGTTCAAACTGGATTTAGCACTAAAATCAAAAGATTTACACGAAGTTGCAACGGGTGTGAAAGTAAAACCACAAGGTCCTGCAAACAACGATATACAAACATGGGAGAGAAAGATTTAGAAGCCCAAACGCTAATTGGCTTAAATGTAAGCAGCAATATTGCAATCAAAAGAGCAAATTGCAAATCGTCTTATCTAATGTTATCAAAGTTAGAAACCCTGTATGGCAAAAACTCAGAAATCACTATTGAAGGtctacaaagaaatttttttggattcaaatatgatgtaaataaatcagCTGTTGAAAATTGTAtgcaaattattcaatattctgAGGAATTAGCTGCTCAAAGAGaagaaattaaagaaagttgGACGATGACTAGAATTTTAGGAATGCTACCAACTAATCTTCATCATTTTCGAACCGCTTGGGATAGTGTAAATGTAAccgacaaaaatttaaatacgcTACTTGAACGTCTACGATTAGAAGAAGAtagattaaaacaaacaaatttgaaGATGAATCATCAACTCAAAATGCATTTATGTCGAaatctaacaaaaaatttagtaaatttacttCTCAATTAACAAAGAAGACAGGAGTCGAATGTTTTAAATGTGGATTAAAAGGGCACATCAAAAAGGACTGTCGAAACAAACCAAATATTTGGAgtactgtaaaaataattatcctaGTAATACATGTAATCAAAAAGGACACTTTTCGAAAGATTGCTccaacaaaaataatgaaagaatTGCTAAACCAAGTTACAATAACTCAAATCGTCGTGTATTAATAACTGTAGGTTTATCAACTGTCGAAATGAATGGTTCAAAATCGATAGATAAGTCAGGAAACTCATGGATTCAAGATTGTGGTGCAACACAACACATAACATTTCATAGAGATTGGATGATCAACTTCGTAACACTCGAAGAACCTGTAATGGTCACAATTGGCGATGCTACAAAATTGGATGGTATTGGAATTGGTGACGTAGAGCTAGAAGCTTTTAATGGACAGAAATGGTACgaaattatcttgaaaaatgtactttacgtgcctaaaatgaatttaaatttgttttctgtAACACAAATGTTAGACAAAGGTTACATGCAAAAAGCAGATGCAAACCAGTCAGTATTTACTACAGCAAGTATGGATGAAATAGTAGCAATAGCTAAAAGACAAGGTAAACTATATAAAATGATGTTTCGCAAAGAAAATcctgaaaaatgtttattaactaAATCTGTGAAAGTCTGGCATGAAAATCTTGTACaccaaaatatcaaatatgtgaagaaaattttgaaaaagaacgaaattaattatattgatgaTTGGAATGAGTATGTCTGTAAAGGTTGTATTTATGGAAAACAACATCGTATATCTCATCCGAAAAATGATAAAGTTGCTGAGAACCCACTGGAAATGATTCATGTAGATTTATGTGAAATGAATATTCGATCTATTGGAGGAGCCAAGTATTTCCTACTATTCAAAGatgatttttcacattttcgtaCAGTTTATTTTCTGAAATCCAAAGATGAAGCTACTTCggcaacaaaagtttttatgaacatggttgaaaattatttttcaagaaaagtcAAATGTCTAAGGTCGGATCATGGTACTGAaatcaaaaatacaaatgtaAGAAAAATTCTGGAAGATCTTGCAGTATTCCATACGAAGTCAACGGTATACTCACCACAACAAAATGGTCGAATCGAAAGGGAAAATAGAACAGTAGTTGAAGCCGCACGAACAGTCATACatgctaaaaatttaaatgaaaatttatgggCTGAAGCAATCAATTATGTAGTTTTCACACTAAATCAAACACGAACCAGTTCAATAAATGGTAAAAGTCCTGCAGAATTATGGTTCGGACgtcaagtaaatattaaaaaattaaaaagttttggatGCGAATGCTATGTTTTGATACCAGATCATAAACGTggtaaaactgaaaagaaatcaaaaaaggGTATTCTCGTAGGTTATGATGTAGACTCACCCACTTATagaatttactttaaaaatgaacaaaacgTAGAATGCACAGATAATGTAATATTTGATGAACAAGCAAGAAACGAAGAACATATTGTTGAAACGGAAGtcgtaaatcaaaataaaaagtcaaaagaaatcgatgaaaattatgaaagtcATGAAGAAAATGAACAAGAGGAAAGTATAAACAATCGAGAAGCAGAATCGATACatcgaaatttaaatattcaaaatacagCAAATTCTCAACATTATGGTTTACGAAATCgccgaaaattaaaaatacccgACAAATATACTGATTACGATCTAGCAATGATTGGTGAAATTGAGGATATTCCTATCTTGGAAGCtttagcaaataaaaattgGCACAAAGCCATGACAgaagaatttgaatatttaaataaaatgaaaacttgGACTTTAGTTGAATTACCTATAAATATAAGACCATTGTCCTGTCGCTGGATTTTACGTCAAAAACGAGATTGTCGGATGAAAGCAAGACTAGTAGCCAGAGGTTTTGAACAAGAAGAAGGTGTCGATTATTCGGAAACTTTTAGTCCTGTCGCTCGTTATGTGCcaataagattattattaagttttgcatcatcaaacaaaatgaaattaatgacTTTTGATGTCAAAACTGCCTTTTTGTATGGCGAACTGAATGTAGAAATATATATGCATCAACCCGAAGGATTTACAGATGGTACGAATCGTGTatgtaaactaaataaaagtctTTACGGATTAAAACAAGCCACGAAAGCCTGGAAtgagaaaatatcaaaatttcttaaatcattGGAATTTGACAGTACAGACGACGATCCATGCATTTATTACAACGCAAATAGAAGTGTAATAATAGCATTATTTGTGGATGATGGATTAATCATTGgaattaataaagaaatgaTATTCGAGactcttaataaaataaatcaacaatttgaaattacttttgataaaactttacaaaataGTCTATCTTACCTCGGTATGCAAATTGATTTGTGTTCAAATGGAATTTTTGTTAGTCAACCAAATTATACCTTCAAAATCCTTCAAAGATTTAAGTTTGATACAATGAATGAAGTATCCACCCCAATGGAACCAGGAATGATAACAAGTCaggaaaattacataaatgataaacCATTAGAAAAATCAAAACCGTATCGGGAAGCAATAGGAAGTTTACTATATTTATCAACAATTTCACGTCTTGATATTAGTTTTGCAGTGAATTATTTAAGCAGATATAACAGCAAGCCGATGGAAACTCATTGGAAAATGATTAAACGAATTTTTGCCTATTTAAAAGGCacaataaaatttggaatttcttTTAATGGAAGTAGTCAACTTATTGCCTACACAGATTCCGATTATGGAGGAGATGTAAATACGGGACACTCAACTAGTGGAGTACTTATTATGCGTGGAGGTCCTATTGTATGGTATTCTCAAAAACAACGTCTTGTAGCTACATCGACTGCAGAGGCTGAATACAGAGCTGCCGTTTCCTCAATTGATGATGTCTGTTGGTTACGTCGAATTGGaaaagaattgaatattttagaaattgaagAACCTACTACATTATTTATCGACAATCAGTCTGCAATacacatgttgaaaaatatgtcagatggaaaaataacaaaaggaaAGAAACATATAGAcatatcaagaaaatttattcaagaaCACATTGACAAAACAGTAAAATTGAAACATGTTAAAAGTTCGGATCAATTAGCTGATATTCTTACCAAACCACTTGCAAGAAAAATTTTCCAGAATCTacgatcaaaaataattatggaGGAGTGttgaagttaattatttttgaagtgtaAGTCTGTTAATTTATGACTTTTAAGTCTGTGATTATTCTTTTGTCAATTAATGTTACCATATAAACCaatatgtttaaattgtttttttgaagtttgAATTTGTATGATTGTAACATTATTATGTCAGTTAGATTACGTGCATtgctcaataaataattaagaattatcagtattattttcttcaaatatccaAGAAATCATCAAGTTACAACATTAGGTCACATTATAAGGCACAACTCAATTTCTCCAATAAAAGATAATCTtatctcaataaaaaattttccagtgCCGAAAAATCAGAAGAATATTAGACAGTTCCTagggaaaatcaatttttacaatgAATACGTTCCGAAAATTTCACTAATCTTAGAACCTTTACATAATTTACTAAGAAAAGGACAAAAATTCATTTGGTCTGAAGAATGTCAAAGAGCCTTTGAATACATGAAAAACTTCCTCTGCACTCAACCAACATTAGCGATCTACGATGCGAATTTAccaatacatatatatatatacagatgcAAGTGTACAAGGCATAGGAGCTGTATTGAAACAACCACAATTAaatcataattcaaaaattgaaaaaccagtagcatatttttcgaaaaaactaaatgaagcacaaaaaagaaagaaagctATTTATTTAGAATGCTTAGCAATAAAAGagtcaataaaatattggcAACATTGGCTTATAGGAGGACACTTCAAAGTATTCTCAGATCATAAGCCATTAGAAAAGATGAATATTAAAACTAGGACAGACGAAGAATTAGGTGATCTCACGTACTACTTATCGCAATATGATTTCGAAATAATATACCGTCCAGGTAAAGATAACTTAGAAGCAGACTGCTTAAGTAGGAACCCAGTAATAGAATCTCAACAAGACGACGatgatcaattaaaaattgttaatttaataaaattagaagatatttttgaggatcaaaaaaaaaaaaacaaagatttgATAACCAACAAAgataaattacttttgaaagacaatttgtattataaaaaagtaaaaaaaaaaagaaaaaattgtactGTCAGAAGGATTTTGCAACAaacttatagaaaatatttacaaaaatttttgccatATTGGCATAAaacaaatgcaaaataaaatactacCATACTATACAGCAaagaatatttcagaaaatataaaaaaaatgtgtaaaagttgcgaaatttgtataaaaaataagtcaAGAGCACAATACAAGATAGGTCTAATGTCTAATCTTGGTCCCGCAAAAGAACCATTCGAAATAGTTTCCATAGACACAATAGGTGGATTCGGCGGTTCACGATctacaaagaaatatttacatCTCCTAGTAGATCATTTTACAAGATTTGTTTACATACTAACTTCAAAAACACAGAATGCAAATGATTTCATTAAGTTAACAGAAAATGTGCTCAAGGAAAATGATTTACAACTTTAACAGATCAATATACAGGCATCAACtcaaaagaattcaaaaattacttagaaaaaaataaaataacgatgATTTTCACAGCAGTGAATGCATCATTCTCCAATGGCTTAAATGAAAGACTTAATCAAACTTTAGTAAATAAGATTAGATGTGcaataaatgaagaaaataaaacatgtgCATGGACAACTATAGCACACAATTCCGTAGCAAAATATAATGAGACCGAACATACAGTCACTAAGTTCagtccaaaatatttattacaaggtGAAGACACCTCAACATTaccaaatgaattaaaaaaaagaaagacaaTAATATTCTAGATAATGATAGGAAAATTGCCTTCAAGAACAGTACTAAATATCATGAGTATAACAAGAAGTTATATGATAAAAACAGAAAAGACTATGATTTTAATGTCGGGGACTTAGCATATGTTGAAAATGGTAATCGACTGAATCTTAAGAAATTAGATGAATTAAGAATCGGtccttacaaaattttaaacaaaatatcaaaatcaatgTACGAAATTGATACAGGACACAAAAAATCAGAATCCAATTTGTTTCACATCTCTAAACTCATTCCAGCTTCTACCAACCCGAATGTAACGGGCGTTGTGAGCGTCTAGCTGCGATTTTACGTAATTTTGTACCAAAAACTTTGTGCCAAATTTTTAtcttcggggggggggggggggggatgtAACGAAGTATCCTTAGTAACATTGAATTTAGCGTGTAAATAGATCGGTAAGTCAGATCTCCCATTGTATCAAGAGAATCGAATTAAGTCACACGTAGGCAGAATGACGATGTAAGCCACGAAGTGCACACGTAAAATTAAGTAagaattataaaacttatttataaaataaatcaagaaaCATAAGAAGTGTGAATAATAACATTGAATATTGTTTCTTTGTTATTACAGGTAGgattaataattagtttaagtcactattgtataatttttgtataaaattataaaatctttgtTATTACAGAGAAACAATTCTACTTATTATTTGCCAATAccttcataaaataaatcaacacattATATATATGTTCGATTGTTTTCAAATCAgcgatttacatttttttatttattccagaTATTTCTAGCATCTCTTTTCTTTCGATGCAACATACTATATAAAGCAGAGCAGGTAACGCTTTTAGTCAGTACAATATATAAGTTCATTTTAatcaagttaataataaaaattagagCAAGCTCTTGTGAATCAATTATTGTAGTGAAATTTGAAACgccaataaaacaaataatttttttgtgatataaattgTTCACTACACTATATAAGTTAACATactaacaaaatattacaaacgGATAATGTTAATTCAAAGAAAACATTACCAAAAACAACAgatgcaataaataataattttataactaacgTTAGTGAACATACAttcagatataaaaaaaaactctaaatacaatatatgacattactgtatataatttaataacaagtcTATCATAATTGTCAAcagtaataattataagttgGTAATGTGTTGACAAATTTTcgaattaacataaaatataaccaaaaaatGTGTAGTACCAAActcataattaatatataataagttaattttatacaaaaaacatgatattgtatgattgatatttaataaaaaaaaagaaaagcaagacaaaagaa
This region includes:
- the LOC123294852 gene encoding uncharacterized protein LOC123294852, whose product is MGEKDLEAQTLIGLNVSSNIAIKRANCKSSYLMLSKLETLYGKNSEITIEGLQRNFFGFKYDVNKSAVENCMQIIQYSEELAAQREEIKESWTMTRILGMLPTNLHHFRTAWDSVNVTDKNLNTLLERLRLEEDRLKQTNLKMNHQLKMHLCRNLTKNLVNLLLN